From the genome of Bactrocera oleae isolate idBacOlea1 chromosome 2, idBacOlea1, whole genome shotgun sequence, one region includes:
- the Mps1 gene encoding uncharacterized protein Mps1 isoform X1, with product MSFHYPRRVKDLPALEPDSDDEDVNQEHKNADELQKNSSKNYLAVKEAPQKVLGAFSNMRMFPKRCSELPTLDSDESEEEENPNTDNLNCAILNDSFIMSPADNSVLKTPGPPSDVKKKRSAGNLSFLTDFNKLALDTEGKENINKSEDLLTAVVENIQPNAASTARKPLLSRPVTLCALQSIQEDKVANDNTAENIDRKSNENCAGGVLQRFNSNPTPPKNSKYSDLETPLRPNSTAFIPAAASTNDHIVDSQFATPQIRSFSVQRRPRGLCSTQSQKERTAIANEFRSQKVLFQTPMAITRPHVVCLPNDSITLSLCDSINGVETTPKTTENIQENTQKSNVIKQQINVKSKKSLENAFSNPDKQEEPDGKKPPNTKSSVSNENNGILHINNSDYTIIKKIGCGGSSSVYLAKRNSDGNECALKVVDLRGDPVVVEGYLNETKLLAKLQGNICVVTLFEYQLLRNESRLFLVMEKGDSDLHKILQTYTTNLPLYVLMNFWYQMLQAVNYIHQNGVIHSDLKPANFLMINGRLKLIDFGIASNIALDSTSIIKFSQAGTFNYISPEALTDTSTGSSPMRSNQPKIKISTKSDVWSLGCILYLLLYKRTPFSHIKNTYAKINAITSPTTNIEYPTIPLYYPAMLVHMAKNCLQHNPKKRPSCAELLQYPFNMIIPIQNLAVPSTIKEKN from the exons ATGTCTTTTCACTATCCACGTAGAGTAAAAGATTTACCTGCTTTAGAACCGGACTCTGACGATGAAGATGTTAATCAGGA GCATAAAAATGCAGATGAACTTCAAAAAAACTCATCGAAGAATTATTTAGCTGTAAAAGAAGCTCCCCAAAAAGTATTGGGAGCTTTTAGCAATATGCGAATGTT cccCAAGCGTTGCTCAGAATTACCCACCCTCGATTCAGATGAGTccgaagaagaagaaaatcccAATACTGATAATCTTAATTGTGCTATATTAAATGATTCCTTTATCATGAGTCCTGCGGATAACTCTGTACTGAAAACACCCGGCCCGCCATCAGACGTTAAGAAAAAGCGTTCTGCTGGTAATCTCTCATTTCTTAcagattttaataaattggCCTTAGACACTGAAGGCaaggaaaatataaataagagtgAAGATTTGTTAACGGCAGTGGTTGAAAATATACAACCAAATGCCGCTAGTACCGCAAGAAAGCCACTTTTAAGCCGACCAGTCACTTTGTGCGCTCTACAAAGTATACAGGAAGATAAAGTGGCAAACGATAACACTGCCGAAAATATAGACCGTAAAAGTAATGAAAACTGTGCTGGAGGTGTTTTGCAACGTTTTAATTCTAATCCTACACCACCGAAAAATTCAAAGTATTCAGATTTAGAAACACCACTTCGGCCAAACAGCACAGCATTTATTCCTGCAGCAGCTTCTACAAATGACCATATTGTTGACTCGCAATTTGCTACACCCCAAATTCGATCATTTTCAGTACAGCGGAGGCCACGAGGCTTGTGTTCGACGCAGTCTCAAAAAGAGCGTACGGCAATTGCAAATGAGTTCCGCTCACAGAAGGTACTGTTTCAAACGCCGATGGCTATAACGCGTCCACACGTTGTATGTTTACCCAATGATAGTATTACATTATCACTTTGTGATTCCATAAATGGTGTTGAAACCACGCCGAAAACTACCGAAAATATACAAGAGAATACTCAGAAAAGTAATGTAATTAAGCAACAGATAAATGTTAAATCGAAGAAATCACTGGAGAATGCTTTTTCAAACCCAGATAAACAGGAGGAGCCTGATGGAAAGAAACCACCTAACACAAAGAGTTCAGTATCGAATGAAAATAATGGTATTTTGCACATTAATAATTCTGATTAtacaatcataaaaaaaatcggTTGTGGAGGCTCCAGTTCCGTTTATTTGGCAAAAAGAAATTCAGATGGTAATGAATGTGCACTAAAG GTTGTTGATTTGCGTGGTGATCCAGTTGTTGTTGAAGgttatttaaatgaaacaaaacTATTGGCAAAACTTCAAGGAAACATCTGTGTGGTGACACTTTTTGAATA tCAACTTTTGCGTAATGAGTCACGACTCTTTCTTGTTATGGAAAAGGGAGATTCggatttacataaaattttacagacATACACCACGAATTTGCCGCTATATGTACTTATGAATTTTTGGTATCAAATGTTGCAAGCGGTTAATTACATACACCAAAATG GCGTTATACATTCTGACTTGAAGCCAGCAAATTTTCTGATGATAAATGGTCGTTTGAAGTTAATAGATTTTGGTATTGCCAGTAACATTGCACTGGACTCaacaagtataataaaattttctcaagccggaacatttaattatattagtcCGGAAGCACTAACCGATACATCAACGGGATCTAGCCCGATGCGCAGCAATCAACCAAAAATAAAG ATATCAACGAAATCTGATGTTTGGTCTCTTGGATGCATACTATACTTGCTGCTTTATAAGCGCACTCCATTCTCGCATATCAAAAATACATATGCCAAAATCAATGCTATTACAAGTCCTACCACAAACATCGAATATCCTACAATTCCTTTATATTATCCAGCAATGCTTGTGcac ATGGCAAAAAATTGCTTACAACATAATCCAAAAAAGCGTCCATCATGCGCTGAACTACTACAGTATCCATTTAATATGATTATACCGATACAAAATTTAGCGGTACCATCTacgattaaagaaaaaaattaa
- the Mps1 gene encoding uncharacterized protein Mps1 isoform X2 yields the protein MSFHYPRRVKDLPALEPDSDDEDVNQEHKNADELQKNSSKNYLAVKEAPQKVLGAFSNMRMFPKRCSELPTLDSDESEEEENPNTDNLNCAILNDSFIMSPADNSVLKTPGPPSDVKKKRSAGNLSFLTDFNKLALDTEGKENINKSEDLLTAVVENIQPNAASTARKPLLSRPVTLCALQSIQEDKVANDNTAENIDRKSNENCAGGVLQRFNSNPTPPKNSKYSDLETPLRPNSTAFIPAAASTNDHIVDSQFATPQIRSFSVQRRPRGLCSTQSQKERTAIANEFRSQKVLFQTPMAITRPHVVCLPNDSITLSLCDSINGVETTPKTTENIQENTQKSNVIKQQINVKSKKSLENAFSNPDKQEEPDGKKPPNTKSSVSNENNGILHINNSDYTIIKKIGCGGSSSVYLAKRNSDGNECALKVVDLRGDPVVVEGYLNETKLLAKLQGNICVVTLFEYQLLRNESRLFLVMEKGDSDLHKILQTYTTNLPLYVLMNFWYQMLQAVNYIHQNGVIHSDLKPANFLMINGRLKLIDFGIASNIALDSTSIIKFSQAGTFNYISPEALTDTSTGSSPMRSNQPKIKISTKSDVWSLGCILYLLLYKRTPFSHIKNTYAKINAITSPTTNIEYPTIPLYYPAMLVHNISVRIV from the exons ATGTCTTTTCACTATCCACGTAGAGTAAAAGATTTACCTGCTTTAGAACCGGACTCTGACGATGAAGATGTTAATCAGGA GCATAAAAATGCAGATGAACTTCAAAAAAACTCATCGAAGAATTATTTAGCTGTAAAAGAAGCTCCCCAAAAAGTATTGGGAGCTTTTAGCAATATGCGAATGTT cccCAAGCGTTGCTCAGAATTACCCACCCTCGATTCAGATGAGTccgaagaagaagaaaatcccAATACTGATAATCTTAATTGTGCTATATTAAATGATTCCTTTATCATGAGTCCTGCGGATAACTCTGTACTGAAAACACCCGGCCCGCCATCAGACGTTAAGAAAAAGCGTTCTGCTGGTAATCTCTCATTTCTTAcagattttaataaattggCCTTAGACACTGAAGGCaaggaaaatataaataagagtgAAGATTTGTTAACGGCAGTGGTTGAAAATATACAACCAAATGCCGCTAGTACCGCAAGAAAGCCACTTTTAAGCCGACCAGTCACTTTGTGCGCTCTACAAAGTATACAGGAAGATAAAGTGGCAAACGATAACACTGCCGAAAATATAGACCGTAAAAGTAATGAAAACTGTGCTGGAGGTGTTTTGCAACGTTTTAATTCTAATCCTACACCACCGAAAAATTCAAAGTATTCAGATTTAGAAACACCACTTCGGCCAAACAGCACAGCATTTATTCCTGCAGCAGCTTCTACAAATGACCATATTGTTGACTCGCAATTTGCTACACCCCAAATTCGATCATTTTCAGTACAGCGGAGGCCACGAGGCTTGTGTTCGACGCAGTCTCAAAAAGAGCGTACGGCAATTGCAAATGAGTTCCGCTCACAGAAGGTACTGTTTCAAACGCCGATGGCTATAACGCGTCCACACGTTGTATGTTTACCCAATGATAGTATTACATTATCACTTTGTGATTCCATAAATGGTGTTGAAACCACGCCGAAAACTACCGAAAATATACAAGAGAATACTCAGAAAAGTAATGTAATTAAGCAACAGATAAATGTTAAATCGAAGAAATCACTGGAGAATGCTTTTTCAAACCCAGATAAACAGGAGGAGCCTGATGGAAAGAAACCACCTAACACAAAGAGTTCAGTATCGAATGAAAATAATGGTATTTTGCACATTAATAATTCTGATTAtacaatcataaaaaaaatcggTTGTGGAGGCTCCAGTTCCGTTTATTTGGCAAAAAGAAATTCAGATGGTAATGAATGTGCACTAAAG GTTGTTGATTTGCGTGGTGATCCAGTTGTTGTTGAAGgttatttaaatgaaacaaaacTATTGGCAAAACTTCAAGGAAACATCTGTGTGGTGACACTTTTTGAATA tCAACTTTTGCGTAATGAGTCACGACTCTTTCTTGTTATGGAAAAGGGAGATTCggatttacataaaattttacagacATACACCACGAATTTGCCGCTATATGTACTTATGAATTTTTGGTATCAAATGTTGCAAGCGGTTAATTACATACACCAAAATG GCGTTATACATTCTGACTTGAAGCCAGCAAATTTTCTGATGATAAATGGTCGTTTGAAGTTAATAGATTTTGGTATTGCCAGTAACATTGCACTGGACTCaacaagtataataaaattttctcaagccggaacatttaattatattagtcCGGAAGCACTAACCGATACATCAACGGGATCTAGCCCGATGCGCAGCAATCAACCAAAAATAAAG ATATCAACGAAATCTGATGTTTGGTCTCTTGGATGCATACTATACTTGCTGCTTTATAAGCGCACTCCATTCTCGCATATCAAAAATACATATGCCAAAATCAATGCTATTACAAGTCCTACCACAAACATCGAATATCCTACAATTCCTTTATATTATCCAGCAATGCTTGTGcac aacaTTTCTGTCCGGATTGTATAA
- the alt gene encoding kinectin isoform X2 — MMDFHLLVVITCIFLASLCSLLFINSIFRRKTFEDVVAEKKAFTDKIYAQSKVAAKKPKKQQTTKKDLKREKKKLQREQQKDNTEQEDSDAQSEPTSVDDEPQGLSKSHVEFEPDPEVIVGATPEAVRRASIVEREKENLTGGSSKQKSKKERKSKTSGILVNKNEPVVVRENLVIEEPANTFETKQPKDTVELKKHDKKDNNKKEKNGKKDKKDVTVEKPITLTTEQQLPPVAEPVVQPQVAKELKQQDEKVRHGSPKAHVANNASGNNKTKQQNKKQNKETAATKELVLALDKLSDSDTIGVSLLMNLFRRAELNRSEIQILIDYLLNKQQDTPATHSEWSDDICQKLKRQLEEKEKALAEEQEASIGIQAKLRDLRTEINAERAQLNATVKNYVETINSKEQQIASLNQDIQALNDKFAQERKQFQAKLLLEKQNGSQDLFAQLQRLQCESTHKDKCINDLTCLVNACNQANEELKQQISILEQQREELEQISNNRIVEIEKSKTLEIENAERQLELHNLQNAQESIKADLTQVRQDLEARNTDLVEKQNQIAALQAKNNELLQQLAGVNNHAAEQTKEQSGLQATYDVLKLQLAEKEEQFSEFNTKHASLLKQLSCLEAQTQLNAQTNNDLQKLVQSLQQDIGRKHQQLQQVEQTVDKLNLREKELLQQLQEQKEKNDQQQQIFTASQKQTSAPANTTTVSANDEKHVREIFQRLYPEAVKACASTALSVSFEQWVEQVLATQLKLAAVNKVTSSSSNKSTQSNSNSSSSNHTSSSHTNNNSHNDNLINSNNRISSNSSGDGGSSGNDNDVDAVELRLQNSQLRAKVDELTKLVKKTSNTLSALEGHALQEHEKWQSILLAKDEEISRLQHSNGAEGI; from the exons ATGATGGACTTTCACTTATTGGTTGTAATTACCTGCATCTTTCTCGCTTCTCTCTGCTCGCTTCTCTTCATTAATAGCATTTTCCGACGTAAAACATTCGAAGATGTCGTTGCCGAAAAGAAAGCGTTTACTGACAAAATCTACGCCCAGAGCAAAGTGGCTGCAaagaaaccgaaaaaacaacaaaccacGAAGAAGGATCTGAAGCGTgagaagaaaaaattacaaCGTGAACAACAAAAAGACAATACCGAGCAGGAGGACTCCGACGCACAGTCCGAACCAACATCAGTGGATGATGAGCCGCAGGGTTTGTCTAAATCTCATGTTGAATTCGAACCAGATCCAGAAGTAATTGTTGGCGCCACTCCAGAAGCCGTGCGACGCGCCAGTATCGTTGAGCGTGAAAAAGAGAATTTAACAGGCGGCAGTTCAAAACAGAAATCGAAGAAAGAGAGGAAGAGCAAGACTTCGGGTATTTTAGTAAACAAGAATGAACCAGTTGTGGTGCGAGAGAATTTGGTTATTGAAGAACCAGCAAATACTTTCGAAACGAAGCAACCGAAGGATACAGTTGAGTTAAAAAAACACGATAAGaaggataataataaaaaagaaaagaatggtaaaaaagacaaaaaagatGTGACAGTCGAAAAGCCAATTACGTTAACTACTGAACAACAGCTGCCGCCAGTAGCCGAACCAGTTGTTCAACCGCAAGTTGCAAAGGAGCTTAAACAGCAGGATGAGAAAGTACGTCACGGCTCTCCAAAGGCACATGTTGCTAATAATGCCAGcggaaacaataaaacaaaacaacaaaataagaaGCAAAACAAAGAGACTGCTGCCACCAAAGAGCTTGTACTTGCACTTGATAAACTTTCAGATTCAGATACTATTGGCGTTTCATTACTCATGAATCTCTTCCGCCGCGCTGAACTTAATCGTTCCGAGATACAAATACTTATCGATTATCTGTTGAATAAGCAACAGGATACACCTGCAACTCATTCGGAATGGTCTGACGATATATGCCAGAAATTAAAACGCCAATTGGAAGAGAAGGAGAAGGCTTTGGCCGAGGAACAAGAAGCTTCCATAGGTATTCAAGCTAAATTGCGTGATTTACGTACAGAGATCAATGCAGAACGCGCCCAATTGAATGCCACTGTCAAAAATTATGTTGAAACGATTAATTCAAAAGAACAACAGATTGCTTCACTCAATCAGGACATACAAGCGCTCAACGATAAGTTCGCGCAGGAGCGTAAGCAATTCCAGGCCAAACTTTTACTTGAAAAACAAAACGGTTCCCAAGATTTGTTCGCACAATTGCAACGCTTACAATGCGAATCGACGCACAAGGATAAGTGTATTAACGATCTAACCTGCTTGGTTAACGCCTGTAATCAGGCGAATGAAGagctaaaacaacaaataagtaTCCTCGAACAGCAACGTGAAGAGCTCGAACAAATCTCGAATAATCGAATTGTAGAAATCGAAAAATCGAAAACACTTGAAATCGAAAACGCTGAACGGCAATTGGAATTACATAACTTACAAAATGCGCAAGAATCAATAAAAGCCGATTTGACTCAAGTACGGCAAGATCTTGAGGCACGAAACACCGATTTGGTTGAGAAGCAGAATCAGATAGCCGCTTTGCAAGCTAAAAATAACGAGTTGCTACAACAATTGGCCGGCGTAAATAATCATGCAGCGGAACAAACTAAGGAACAATCTGGTTTGCAGGCCACATACGATGTACTCAAGCTACAATTGGCTGAGAAAGAGGAGCAATTCTCGGAATTTAATACTAAGCATGCTTCATTGTTAAAACAGTTGAGCTGTTTAGAAGCGCAAACGCAACTTAATGCACAAACTAATAATGATTTGCAAAAGTTGGTTCAGTCACTGCAGCAAGATATCGGTAGGAAGCACCAGCAACTGCAACAAGTCGAACAGACTGTGGACAAATTAAACCTACGCGAAAAGGAGTTACTGCAACAACTCCAGGAGCAAAAGGAAAAGAACGAT caacagcagcaaattTTCACAGCTTCGCAAAAACAAACTTCCGCCCCAGCCAATACCACAACAGTTTCCGCTAATGACGAGAAACATGTGCGTGAAATATTCCAGCGTCTGTATCCAGAGGCAGTTAAAGCTTGTGCCAGCACCGCGCTTAGTGTATCTTTTGAGCAGTGGGTGGAACAGGTTTTGGCCACACAGTTGAAATTAGCTGCAGTCAATAAAGTAACTAGCAGCAGTAGTAACAAATCAACACAATCTAATAGCAACAGTAGCAGCAGTAATCACACCTCTTCAAGCCACACAAATAACAATTCACATAATGATAACTTAATCAATAGCAATAATCGTATTAGTAGCAACAGTAGTGGTGATGGTGGAAGTAGTGGTAATGACAATGATGTGGATGCAGTTGAACTGCGTCTGCAAAATAGTCAACTGCGCGCGAAGGTGGATGAGTTAACTAAGCTTGTTAAGAAGACT AGTAACACATTGTCAGCTCTTGAAGGGCATGCGCTGCAAGAGCACGAGAAATGGCAAAGCATTTTATTAGCAAAGGATGAGGAAATTTCTAGATTGCAGCACTCAAATGGAGCGGAG GGCATTTAA
- the LOC106620135 gene encoding transmembrane protein 192 encodes MVSLGHNFNANRSAQYMNMGDNRASIASSNADTQELLDPVLTSNADGSFKSLRTIPAFSIHLLISTVISFIGIVLAYAWPEDKRCEAYFIMLYLRATFWVITFLFDHLIKKHHDDLRMNGYHEFHRATAMQKSIPLNVVSLWNSMLLAVQAGIHHYYGVNFWQHCAEGFLSPVSYIAGFNTLETLVLSATHGCYISKVRKFNKSAPPPDALRGVNSASGSLGLMQPGGNTTELLEKQADLIAYLKDHNQKLNQKLHQMQLNARTVNLAA; translated from the exons ATGGTCAGTTTGGGACACAATTTCAACGCAAATagg AGTGCTCAATACATGAACATGGGTGATAATCGTGCATCTATTGCATCAAGCAACGCTGACACACAAGAGCTGCTTGATCCAGTATTGACTTCAAATGCAGATGGAAGCTTTAAATCTCTTAGAACAATACCGGCATTTAG CATTCATTTGCTGATTTCAACTGTAATCTCTTTCATTGGCATTGTGCTCGCTTATGCATGGCCAGAGGACAAACGCTGTGAAGCGTATTTTATTATGCTATACTTACGTGCAACTTTTTGGGTGATAACCTTT CTGTTCGATCACTTGATTAAAAAACATCATGACGATTTACGCATGAATGGCTATCATGAATTTCACCGTGCTACGGCCATGCAAAAGAGTATACCACTGAATGTGGTATCGCTTTGGAACTCAATGCTATTGGCTGTACAAGCGGGTATTCATCACTATTATGGCGTAAATTTCTGGCAACATTGTGCGGAAGGTTTTCTCTCGCCGGTCTCTTATATTGCAGGTTTCAACACTTTAGAGACACTGGTACTGAGCGCAACTCATGGTTGCTATATAT CAAAAGTGCGGAAATTTAACAAATCCGCACCACCACCCGATGCGCTCCGAGGCGTTAAcagtgcatccggttcgttggGTCTAATGCAACCTGGTGGTAATACTACTGAGTTATTAGAGAAACAG GCCGATCTCATTGCCTACTTAAAGGACCATAATCAGAAACTAAATCAAAAGTTGCACCAAATGCAGTTGAATGCGCGCACCGTTAACCTAGCAGCTTGA
- the alt gene encoding ribosome-binding protein 1 isoform X1, producing the protein MMDFHLLVVITCIFLASLCSLLFINSIFRRKTFEDVVAEKKAFTDKIYAQSKVAAKKPKKQQTTKKDLKREKKKLQREQQKDNTEQEDSDAQSEPTSVDDEPQGLSKSHVEFEPDPEVIVGATPEAVRRASIVEREKENLTGGSSKQKSKKERKSKTSGILVNKNEPVVVRENLVIEEPANTFETKQPKDTVELKKHDKKDNNKKEKNGKKDKKDVTVEKPITLTTEQQLPPVAEPVVQPQVAKELKQQDEKVRHGSPKAHVANNASGNNKTKQQNKKQNKETAATKELVLALDKLSDSDTIGVSLLMNLFRRAELNRSEIQILIDYLLNKQQDTPATHSEWSDDICQKLKRQLEEKEKALAEEQEASIGIQAKLRDLRTEINAERAQLNATVKNYVETINSKEQQIASLNQDIQALNDKFAQERKQFQAKLLLEKQNGSQDLFAQLQRLQCESTHKDKCINDLTCLVNACNQANEELKQQISILEQQREELEQISNNRIVEIEKSKTLEIENAERQLELHNLQNAQESIKADLTQVRQDLEARNTDLVEKQNQIAALQAKNNELLQQLAGVNNHAAEQTKEQSGLQATYDVLKLQLAEKEEQFSEFNTKHASLLKQLSCLEAQTQLNAQTNNDLQKLVQSLQQDIGRKHQQLQQVEQTVDKLNLREKELLQQLQEQKEKNDDLRKKNWKLVEAIQSCETTARQSKAPTSVNASLVQQQQIFTASQKQTSAPANTTTVSANDEKHVREIFQRLYPEAVKACASTALSVSFEQWVEQVLATQLKLAAVNKVTSSSSNKSTQSNSNSSSSNHTSSSHTNNNSHNDNLINSNNRISSNSSGDGGSSGNDNDVDAVELRLQNSQLRAKVDELTKLVKKTSNTLSALEGHALQEHEKWQSILLAKDEEISRLQHSNGAEGI; encoded by the exons ATGATGGACTTTCACTTATTGGTTGTAATTACCTGCATCTTTCTCGCTTCTCTCTGCTCGCTTCTCTTCATTAATAGCATTTTCCGACGTAAAACATTCGAAGATGTCGTTGCCGAAAAGAAAGCGTTTACTGACAAAATCTACGCCCAGAGCAAAGTGGCTGCAaagaaaccgaaaaaacaacaaaccacGAAGAAGGATCTGAAGCGTgagaagaaaaaattacaaCGTGAACAACAAAAAGACAATACCGAGCAGGAGGACTCCGACGCACAGTCCGAACCAACATCAGTGGATGATGAGCCGCAGGGTTTGTCTAAATCTCATGTTGAATTCGAACCAGATCCAGAAGTAATTGTTGGCGCCACTCCAGAAGCCGTGCGACGCGCCAGTATCGTTGAGCGTGAAAAAGAGAATTTAACAGGCGGCAGTTCAAAACAGAAATCGAAGAAAGAGAGGAAGAGCAAGACTTCGGGTATTTTAGTAAACAAGAATGAACCAGTTGTGGTGCGAGAGAATTTGGTTATTGAAGAACCAGCAAATACTTTCGAAACGAAGCAACCGAAGGATACAGTTGAGTTAAAAAAACACGATAAGaaggataataataaaaaagaaaagaatggtaaaaaagacaaaaaagatGTGACAGTCGAAAAGCCAATTACGTTAACTACTGAACAACAGCTGCCGCCAGTAGCCGAACCAGTTGTTCAACCGCAAGTTGCAAAGGAGCTTAAACAGCAGGATGAGAAAGTACGTCACGGCTCTCCAAAGGCACATGTTGCTAATAATGCCAGcggaaacaataaaacaaaacaacaaaataagaaGCAAAACAAAGAGACTGCTGCCACCAAAGAGCTTGTACTTGCACTTGATAAACTTTCAGATTCAGATACTATTGGCGTTTCATTACTCATGAATCTCTTCCGCCGCGCTGAACTTAATCGTTCCGAGATACAAATACTTATCGATTATCTGTTGAATAAGCAACAGGATACACCTGCAACTCATTCGGAATGGTCTGACGATATATGCCAGAAATTAAAACGCCAATTGGAAGAGAAGGAGAAGGCTTTGGCCGAGGAACAAGAAGCTTCCATAGGTATTCAAGCTAAATTGCGTGATTTACGTACAGAGATCAATGCAGAACGCGCCCAATTGAATGCCACTGTCAAAAATTATGTTGAAACGATTAATTCAAAAGAACAACAGATTGCTTCACTCAATCAGGACATACAAGCGCTCAACGATAAGTTCGCGCAGGAGCGTAAGCAATTCCAGGCCAAACTTTTACTTGAAAAACAAAACGGTTCCCAAGATTTGTTCGCACAATTGCAACGCTTACAATGCGAATCGACGCACAAGGATAAGTGTATTAACGATCTAACCTGCTTGGTTAACGCCTGTAATCAGGCGAATGAAGagctaaaacaacaaataagtaTCCTCGAACAGCAACGTGAAGAGCTCGAACAAATCTCGAATAATCGAATTGTAGAAATCGAAAAATCGAAAACACTTGAAATCGAAAACGCTGAACGGCAATTGGAATTACATAACTTACAAAATGCGCAAGAATCAATAAAAGCCGATTTGACTCAAGTACGGCAAGATCTTGAGGCACGAAACACCGATTTGGTTGAGAAGCAGAATCAGATAGCCGCTTTGCAAGCTAAAAATAACGAGTTGCTACAACAATTGGCCGGCGTAAATAATCATGCAGCGGAACAAACTAAGGAACAATCTGGTTTGCAGGCCACATACGATGTACTCAAGCTACAATTGGCTGAGAAAGAGGAGCAATTCTCGGAATTTAATACTAAGCATGCTTCATTGTTAAAACAGTTGAGCTGTTTAGAAGCGCAAACGCAACTTAATGCACAAACTAATAATGATTTGCAAAAGTTGGTTCAGTCACTGCAGCAAGATATCGGTAGGAAGCACCAGCAACTGCAACAAGTCGAACAGACTGTGGACAAATTAAACCTACGCGAAAAGGAGTTACTGCAACAACTCCAGGAGCAAAAGGAAAAGAACGAT GATTTGCGTAAGAAAAACTGGAAGTTGGTTGAAGCTATACAAAGTTGTGAAACAACAGCTAGACAAAGTAAAGCGCCTACGAGCGTAAATGCAAGCTTAGTT caacagcagcaaattTTCACAGCTTCGCAAAAACAAACTTCCGCCCCAGCCAATACCACAACAGTTTCCGCTAATGACGAGAAACATGTGCGTGAAATATTCCAGCGTCTGTATCCAGAGGCAGTTAAAGCTTGTGCCAGCACCGCGCTTAGTGTATCTTTTGAGCAGTGGGTGGAACAGGTTTTGGCCACACAGTTGAAATTAGCTGCAGTCAATAAAGTAACTAGCAGCAGTAGTAACAAATCAACACAATCTAATAGCAACAGTAGCAGCAGTAATCACACCTCTTCAAGCCACACAAATAACAATTCACATAATGATAACTTAATCAATAGCAATAATCGTATTAGTAGCAACAGTAGTGGTGATGGTGGAAGTAGTGGTAATGACAATGATGTGGATGCAGTTGAACTGCGTCTGCAAAATAGTCAACTGCGCGCGAAGGTGGATGAGTTAACTAAGCTTGTTAAGAAGACT AGTAACACATTGTCAGCTCTTGAAGGGCATGCGCTGCAAGAGCACGAGAAATGGCAAAGCATTTTATTAGCAAAGGATGAGGAAATTTCTAGATTGCAGCACTCAAATGGAGCGGAG GGCATTTAA